The Malus domestica chromosome 17, GDT2T_hap1 genome contains the following window.
ATTAACTCTCTTCTTCCCACCCTAAATCACCCACCATGAACCCGAGCTCTCCGACCTCGTGCACTGGAAGCTCGCCCACGCAAATGGCTACCCCTCAAGGCTGCATCTTTTGAACCCCCATTCCTCTCGATTCGATCACGGCCTCCGACCCACCGCTCCGAATCGACTGTGTTCCCGACTGGCTTGGGTTTAATTGgcatttctgaatttttttgtaaagatgTGAAATTGGTGTTGCTTTGTTTGATGGATTTGGATAAACAAAGCAGGGGGTTTGAGGAGGAAGACGGCGACGACGGGACACGGGTGAACTGGAGAAGAAGGATGAGGGTGACGATTTGTAAGGGATGGGAGGTGTGGGTCTGGGGAGAGAGAAGGGATGGGAGGGTGAAGAGGGAGGAAATGGAGAAGTGGGTTGGGGGGTTTCTgggtttgtatggttttttattttgatttgtttttttatagttttataatttatttagaagatttaggtttttaaaaaaaaattaaaaaattattttttttgccacgtggcacaaatgtgacagccacatcagcatttaacagattaatgaatggaaaatgcaacggatgtattattttgaaataaaatagaacgtgaggtatgaaagtgaaatattttaaagatgttgtatatgGTTGTAATAACCttaaacctgaggggctactatgtaatttacccataataTTACTCTTTAATAATCCAACTTTGGATCTCGCATGAAATTGGAGGGTCCCTCCCCAAATACCAAACCAAacccaaaagaacaaaaattcaaagacAATGTTCCTCTTGTTCCTCCCACACAACaacaactaacaaaaatctCAGACAGGCAGTTGTGGTGGTTTTGTTTGTTGGGggccatcatcatcatcatcttcttcttcttcttctcactCCTCTTCTAATGGTAGTTGTCCAAGCTTCCAAGCTCAGCCTcccaaacccttctctctcctcccctcCCCAAATAACTTCCCTCCAGTTTGAaccccattctctctctctagccCTCATGCACTCTGACTCCACTTTTTCTCTCtacccctctctctcctcccctctttccctctcctctctccctcctccccaAACCCTAGTTGCCCCTCCCTCCTCTTCCTCCaccttcctcctcctccaaaaCCCAGACCCTAACCCCAACACCCGGACCCTCTTCATTGCATCCGGCCCTCACAGAGGTGGGTCCCAGGTCCTGCTCAGGTTCTACATTCTGCAGAATCAGAAACAATTCGTGAGGGCTCAAGTCATTTGCACCCAGAAAGGGATAAAATTTGATGGGAAATTGGGGGTTTTGGTGGATGCCCATCATGGGGTTTCGATTAAGCTTGCCGGGTCGGTCAATTTCTTCGCCATGTACTCCGTTTCGAGCTCAAAGATATCGGTTTTTTCTGTGAAAGTGATTGGTGATGGCGACAATGGTGATGATGGGGCGGTTGTGAAGTTGATGAGGTGTGCTGTGATTGAGTGTTGCAAGCTGGTTTGGTCGATTAGCATTTCGTTTGGGGTCTTGATCTTAGGAGAAGATAATGGagttagggtttttaatttgagGCAGCTTGTTAAAGGGCGGGTTCGAAAGGCCAAGACTTTGAGTTCGAGTTTGGAAAATGAGGgccgaaatttgggttttcctAATGGGGTGGTTGGTGATCATGTGCATAGTAATTTGGGGGATTGTGGAAATAAGCAAGGAGGCGACAAATGTGGTTGCGTTGAGGGGAGTTCGGAGATGACTTGCAGTGGTAACTTGTGTGGGAAGA
Protein-coding sequences here:
- the LOC103404706 gene encoding uncharacterized protein isoform X3; amino-acid sequence: MVVVQASKLSLPNPSLSSPPQITSLQFEPHSLSLALMHSDSTFSLYPSLSSPLSLSSLPPPQTLVAPPSSSSTFLLLQNPDPNPNTRTLFIASGPHRGGSQVLLRFYILQNQKQFVRAQVICTQKGIKFDGKLGVLVDAHHGVSIKLAGSVNFFAMYSVSSSKISVFSVKVIGDGDNGDDGAVVKLMRCAVIECCKLVWSISISFGVLILGEDNGVRVFNLRQLVKGRVRKAKTLSSSLENEGRNLGFPNGVVGDHVHSNLGDCGNKQGGDKCGCVEGSSEMTCSGNLCGKNDRNYVSVKQRSVKLKQDSCEEGVFFVEFKGKELETSKSKRVIPAKALSIEALSPNKFLVLDSDGGLRILHLSSPIIGLEITSCVQQLPHIMKVQKLAVLPDIDSSMLIQSIAF
- the LOC103404706 gene encoding uncharacterized protein isoform X2; protein product: MVVVQASKLSLPNPSLSSPPQITSLQFEPHSLSLALMHSDSTFSLYPSLSSPLSLSSLPPPQTLVAPPSSSSTFLLLQNPDPNPNTRTLFIASGPHRGGSQVLLRFYILQNQKQFVRAQVICTQKGIKFDGKLGVLVDAHHGVSIKLAGSVNFFAMYSVSSSKISVFSVKVIGDGDNGDDGAVVKLMRCAVIECCKLVWSISISFGVLILGEDNGVRVFNLRQLVKGRVRKAKTLSSSLENEGRNLGFPNGVVGDHVHSNLGDCGNKQGGDKCGCVEGSSEMTCSGNLCGKNDRNYVSVKQRSVKLKQDSCEEGVFFVEFKGKELETSKSKRVIPAKALSIEALSPNKFLVLDSDGGLRILHLSSPIIGLEITSCVQQLPHIMKVQKLAVLPDIDSRTQYVWASDGYNSVQMLLASHMDIAENEKNNSEEKLIHVSVLLTIFASERIQDLIPMAANAILILGQGSLYTYAIS
- the LOC103404706 gene encoding uncharacterized protein isoform X1, which encodes MVVVQASKLSLPNPSLSSPPQITSLQFEPHSLSLALMHSDSTFSLYPSLSSPLSLSSLPPPQTLVAPPSSSSTFLLLQNPDPNPNTRTLFIASGPHRGGSQVLLRFYILQNQKQFVRAQVICTQKGIKFDGKLGVLVDAHHGVSIKLAGSVNFFAMYSVSSSKISVFSVKVIGDGDNGDDGAVVKLMRCAVIECCKLVWSISISFGVLILGEDNGVRVFNLRQLVKGRVRKAKTLSSSLENEGRNLGFPNGVVGDHVHSNLGDCGNKQGGDKCGCVEGSSEMTCSGNLCGKNDRNYVSVKQRSVKLKQDSCEEGVFFVEFKGKELETSKSKRVIPAKALSIEALSPNKFLVLDSDGGLRILHLSSPIIGLEITSCVQQLPHIMKVQKLAVLPDIDSRTQYVWASDGYNSVQMLLASHMDIAENEKNNSEEKLIHVSVLLTIFASERIQDLIPMAANAILILGQGMRFFFSLYFRNYFVCNKC
- the LOC103404706 gene encoding uncharacterized protein isoform X4; the protein is MVVVQASKLSLPNPSLSSPPQITSLQFEPHSLSLALMHSDSTFSLYPSLSSPLSLSSLPPPQTLVAPPSSSSTFLLLQNPDPNPNTRTLFIASGPHRGGSQVLLRFYILQNQKQFVRAQVICTQKGIKFDGKLGVLVDAHHGVSIKLAGSVNFFAMYSVSSSKISVFSVKVIGDGDNGDDGAVVKLMRCAVIECCKLVWSISISFGVLILGEDNGVRVFNLRQLVKGRVRKAKTLSSSLENEGRNLGFPNGVVGDHVHSNLGDCGNKQGGDKCGCVEGSSEMTCSGNLCGKNDRNYVSGTQYVWASDGYNSVQMLLASHMDIAENEKNNSEEKLIHVSVLLTIFASERIQDLIPMAANAILILGQGMRFFFSLYFRNYFVCNKC
- the LOC103404706 gene encoding uncharacterized protein isoform X5 — translated: MVVVQASKLSLPNPSLSSPPQITSLQFEPHSLSLALMHSDSTFSLYPSLSSPLSLSSLPPPQTLVAPPSSSSTFLLLQNPDPNPNTRTLFIASGPHRGGSQVLLRFYILQNQKQFVRAQVICTQKGIKFDGKLGVLVDAHHGVSIKLAGSVNFFAMYSVSSSKISVFSVKVIGDGDNGDDGAVVKLMRCAVIECCKLVWSISISFGVLILGEDNGVRVFNLRQLVKGRVRKAKTLSSSLENEGRNLGFPNGVVGDHVHSNLGDCGNKQGGDKCGCVEGSSEMTCSGNLCGKNDRNYVSGTQYVWASDGYNSVQMLLASHMDIAENEKNNSEEKLIHVSVLLTIFASERIQDLIPMAANAILILGQGSLYTYAIS